The following are from one region of the Oncorhynchus masou masou isolate Uvic2021 chromosome 24, UVic_Omas_1.1, whole genome shotgun sequence genome:
- the LOC135511472 gene encoding proteasome subunit beta type-11-like, with product VPLPFPMSHGTTTLAFMFQGGVIAAADTRSSCNGLVACPASQKILPVHSHLVGTTSGTSADCALWKRILARELRLYQLRHGRRLSTAGAAKLLAHMLHPFKGTELCVAATLCGWDGGELETCPLEHGSKGADQQENKSKMGNETDDLAKTSESDSISEAEARGRNPCLSPAMSQQHCSAGGKQLVLSGPSLYYVCSDGTRLQGALFSVGSGSPYAYSVLDGGVRWGLTVEEAISLAREAVYRATHRDAYSGNCVDVYHITSHGWTRRDREELREEYYREKERERVKVKERREKQEGVEDGQSSGRKK from the coding sequence gtccctctgcctTTCCCCATGTCTCATGGCACCACCACCCTGGCCTTCATGTTCCAGGGGGGAGTGATAGCTGCAGCAGACACACGGTCCAGCTGCAATGGGCTGGTTGCCTGCCCAGCCTCACAGAAGATCCTGCCTGTCCACTCCCACTTGGTGGGCACCACCTCGGGCACATCTGCCGACTGTGCCCTATGGAAGAGGATACTGGCTCGGGAGCTCCGGCTTTACCAGCTCCGCCATGGCAGAAGGCTGTCCACAGCTGGCGCTGCCAAGCTACTAGCCCACATGCTGCACCCGTTTAAGGGCACTGAGCTGTGTGTGGCAGCCACTCTGTGTGGTTGGGACGGAGGTGAGTTGGAGACATGTCCTCTTGAGCATGGCAGCAAAGGGGCGGATCAGCAAGAGAACAAATCAAAGATGGGGAATGAAACAGATGATCTGGCAAAGACATCAGAAAGTGACTCAATCTCTGAAGCAGAGGCACGGGGAAGGAATCCGTGCCTCTCACCAGCCATGAGTCAGCAGCACTGTTCTGCTGGAGGTAAACAGCTAGTGCTCTCTGGCCCCAGCTTGTACTACGTCTGCAGTGACGGGACTCGCCTGCAGGGAGCGCTGTTCTCTGTGGGCTCTGGCTCACCCTATGCCTACTCTGTGCTGGACGGAGGGGTACGGTGGGGGCTGACGGTGGAGGAGGCCATCTCACTGGCCAGAGAGGCTGTGTACAGGGCCACACACAGGGATGCATACTCTGGGAACTGTGTGGATGTGTACCATATCACCTCACATGGGTGGACTCGCAGGGAcagagaggaattgagagaggagtattacagagagaaggagagagaacgagtgaaggtgaaggaaaggagggagaaacaggaaggaGTGGAAGATGGGCAGAGCAGTGGTAGAAAGAAGTGA